The Sphaeramia orbicularis chromosome 16, fSphaOr1.1, whole genome shotgun sequence genome window below encodes:
- the pitpnc1b gene encoding cytoplasmic phosphatidylinositol transfer protein 1b yields the protein MLMKEYRICMPLTVDEYKIGQLYMISKYSCEESGGGEGVEVVRNESDVHPQHGAGQLTEKRIYLSSKLPSWAKSFVPRFFYVTEKAWNFYPYTITEYSASFLPKFSIRIETRFENNNGDNDNVFGDTPTPAGNVSFLDILSDPIPEKHYKESEDLSRWQSSKTGRGPLKDGWRDDHRPIMCSYKRVCCSFEVYGFQTRTEEFIHRNIRDILLVGHRQAVAWIDEWHGLNMEEVREYERTMQEKTNSKVKLNQNNTDPSAAFRPRSISESDERSLKRMGVVNAAMSDPPASSIAKSPMRLNSTPR from the exons ATGTTGATGAAAGAGTACCGCATATGTATGCCACTGACTGTGGATGAG TATAAGATCGGACagctgtacatgatcagtaagtacAGCTGTGAGGAGAGTGGCGGAGGAGAAGGTGTGGAGGTGGTAAGAAATGAGTCAGACGTCCACCCCCAGCACGGCGCTGGACAGCTGACCGAGAAGCGGATCTACCTCAGCAG taaacttCCATCCTGGGCAAAATCATTTGTCCCACGATTCTTCTACGTGACAGAAAAGGCCTGGAACTTCTACCCATACACCATCACAG AGTACTCA GCATCATTCCTCCCCAAGTTCAGCATCCGTATTGAGACGAGATTTGAGAACAACAACGGCGATAACGACAAC GTGTTTGGGGACACGCCGACCCCAGCGGGGAATGTGAGCTTCCTGGATATCCTGAGTGACCCCATCCCTGAAAAGCACTACAAAGAATCAGAG GACCTAAGTCGCTGGCAATCGAGTAAAACTGGCCGTGGGCCCCTGAAGGATGGCTGGAGAGACGACCACAGGCCCATTATGTGCTCCTATAAGAGGGTGTGCTGCAGCTTTGAGGTCTACGGCTTCCAAACTAGGACAGAGGAGTTCATACACAGA AACATCAGGGATATTCTTCTGGTTGGTCACAGACAAGCAGTCGCATGGATAGACGAATGGCACG GGCTGAATATGGAGGAGGTGAGAGAGTACGAGCGGACAATGCAAGAGAAGACCAACAGCAAAGTCAAATTGAACCAGAACAACACAG ACCCATCAGCTGCCTTTCGTCCTCGCTCCATCTCGGAGTCAGATGAGCGTTCCCTGAAGAGGATGGGAGTGGTGAATGCGGCCATGTCTGACCCCCCCGCTTCCTCAATTGCAAAAAGCCCCATGCGCCTCAACTCCACCCCTAGATGA